The following is a genomic window from Platichthys flesus chromosome 13, fPlaFle2.1, whole genome shotgun sequence.
ACGAGATGGAAATCGGCAGTATTCACATCCCAGGTAGAGACCTCTGCGGCTTCAGCCAAGAGGAGTTCCTTCAGAAAGTGCCTAATGGAGAGATACTGTGGAGTCACCTGGAGCTCCTACGCAAATGTAAGTTAGATGGTGTGGTTGTCCTACTCTTTGACAGTGTGTTTAGAATTGAACAGAGATAATGCAAAGTACATATTTTATCTCATCTGTCCAGGAAAATTCTAATTTAATTTGTCCCTTGTTCATATTTCAGATGTGTTGGCAAGTCAGGATCAGTCTGGAGGAGACGCAACAGTCACAATTGATCAACGTAAGTGTTCCTGCGAAAGATCGGctcaaatgttttatatttgacattGTTCTTTAAGCCAGTCTCACCTATGATCTGGATTTATCTTGGCTGAGGAAATTCAGACTAAGTCTCTTTTTCTTGCTCACTGGGAAGCAAGgtgattaaaaaacaataatatttgaAGGAGGGACATTTTTCCATATGTGTCATTACCCATACAAAACCACACCTGATCAGTTAAACGACAACTATTTTGACAAAATCATTTAGGTATATTTCAAGCAGTTATGCCAAATACTCTAGTCTCAGCTTCCCACGTTATTTTAAAACCGATATGATGAGTAATTGcatagttttgtttttgcattaaaGGCCAGACACAATAATTCCCTGAAAATAGTGATTAgcattaatgaaatgaaaatggttGGAGAATGAATTGGTTATGAAATTAGTAATTAGTTGCAGCtctaatgaaaatgtattaacttTCAATTTCTAACTTTTACCTGTGTATCTCCAGCTGTTCAGATCATCCCGGCTCAGGTGAGCACCCCCACGGCCATAAAGGTAATGAAGCAGGGTCGTGGTCCCAGAACTCCACGAATCTCAGGTGGAGAGGAACGCAGCTCACCTGGCAACCGCACAGGTAGTACACACAAATGACAAACTAATTAGCTAATTAGTTTTCGAAATATTAGTTTTCTGCAACCAATTGCCACAACTTCCAGTTTTTGGATGGCAAATGCCTCTATTATTTTAGGTGTATTTCAGTTTATCTTGAATTTTGTATTTGTCTGCTGCCAGGTAACAACGGTCAGATCCAGCTGTGGCAGTTCTTGCTGGAGCTGTTGACAGACAAAGATGCAAGAGATTGCATCTCCTGGGTGGGAGAGGAGGGCGAGTTCAAACTCAACCAGCCTGAACTTGTGGCTCAGAAATGGGGCCAACGCAAGAACAAGCCAACGATGAACTACGAGAAACTCAGCCGAGCTCTCAGGTTAGTCTCTTCTTTTTTATCTGTTATAGGGTTACTCTGTCTTCCATACAGTCAGTGGACTCAAATtcaaagcagcagaggctgAGAAATCTGGACCTTTAGTCACTAACACAGGTCAAGCTCCAAAAACAATGACTGCCACAATTTGTTTCAAACTACCTGTTTGTGCACACAAATGCTAACTGGAGTTTGTAAACTCTCTGTAAAAAAATCTGTAGGACAGATATTTAAGATGATACCAAAACACCTCACATTGAGAAGATATGATACAGCTGTTAAGGAGGAGTTACTTGAGACCTCTCACATAAGCACATTAATGGGAAACTCAAATACAAATGATGAAGATGCATTCTTCCTTTTTTGGCACTTCAAGCACTTGTACCGTAACACCTGAAGTAGACAAGCATCAAATTCTTAGTGGCAGGTTGCTTGTCGAGGTTTTAACAAACTTACATTGCACTAAGATTTTGTTTGGGTTGTGGGGCTTTTGTagttgtgttgtggtgttgCATTCGGGTTTTTGAGATTGTGGAGACCTCGTGGTGAATGTAGTTAACTGATATTCATGTCTGCTGGATATCCTTTACCTTTCTGTAGGTGTTTGTAGGTGGCTTGTTGAAAAAAGTCTTGAATACTTGACCTGACTTGTTTAACTTGATGCcgttattttgtgattttttttttttttttttattcaggtaTTACTATGACGGGGACATGATCAGCAAAGTGCAAGGCAAGCGCTTCGTCTACAAGTTTGTGTGCGACCTGAGGACTCTGATTGGCTACAGCGCTGCTGAGCTCAACAGCCTGGTGACAGAGTGTGAACAAAAGAAACTGGCACGCATGCAGATGCACGGCATGGGTCAGCCCATCACTACAGTGACCTTGGCAACCACGACACTAGACAAGGACAGTTGAGGGAGGCCGCGTTACAGCGCCCTCTCGCTCCTCCGCTGATGGGAaatcaaatccattttttttcaCAGATCTGTGTTCACTGAGAACAGAAATGCAAAGCTGATCCCTGATCAGTGTGGATTGACAACTTTGGTAATTTCTCTACAGTTTAAGTCCAATTAGACTGGGGCAGatacaatttttgtttttttgctttaattcTAACCAAGAGATGCGTGTGCAGGTCAGGATGAAGTGCAGGATATGTGTGTGATTATTGAATGATGCTGTTGTGCATGTGACTGGATgtttgaacatgtgactgaagaaCCAGCTTTGTGTAATGTGTTCCTCGTTTATAGCTAAGAATTGCTCCCATTGTATATACTGGTACTTAATGTTTTTTGATAGCCCCAAGGGCAagtgtattttcatattttccatttatAGAGGACccgttttgtattttatttagtgATTGTTCCCTAAACTGTTGGACCCTTTTTTGTCCACTAGGGGGAATAAAGCAGCAAGCATTTTTTCTTAATGTCTTGGAATCAATCATTTCAGCTTTATCGACTTCATTTCTTAAAAATCATTGAGTCATGACAGTGCACCAGGTAGTTTTACGTACATTCAAAACTTTATTCATGGTATAGTGAGTGTAGAAAGCCTCTTCTTACTCTAAGCAAACGGTTCATTTAACTACACAGAGAAAGGTCACCGAATCAATTAGAAACAAAAGCATCTTATTTTTCATCACGATCCTTCTAAGACACCCAGAGTGAGCCTCAATACAAATTTCAAACATTCACCTGATTAAGACCATCAGTTAGTGTTTCTGTACATATGTGGAAATAGTGTGCAGAGGTGATATGCGTTGTATTTCTGTGGATTAAATGCACAATATGCAGGTCACATTCATGTTTACCGCAGGTGGAGGCGTAAATAACTTAATTTAGGGGAGAGGGAAAGGTGCTGATGTGAGATGTGGTCATCATCCCGTTGTCAATGGTAATGGTGTGTCTTCCACTCTATGATGATTATTAAGAGACTTTACAACAGATGTGCAGATGACACaggaaatgtagaaaaatagAATGTGCACATGTGATTTCGTGAGGAACTGGAGAGGAGATTGGATCATTGAGAAAATTGCTCTGATCTTTGTAGAACTATCGCGTCCCATCCGTTCCCAGCATCAGATACTTGCGCAGACTCCTAAATGCTGCACTCTACAATATTGCTGACACAGCCATAAAGACAGGCTAAATATGAGAAATGTGGGAATAAGGGCAAAAGACCAAGCTTGATATTGAAACTGCATTAATGCGAACTGGATCTCCATCTTCCAAATACTTACAATCAAGAGAGAAATTGGAATGAAAAGAAATATCTGGAATGACACTATCAGAGAAACCTTCCTGGAGTTTAAACCATGATCCTCATTCTAATAACCCAATGTGCAGCAACAGTGTGAACTGGCATCAGGGACTTAACAGCAATAATAtttggtaataataataataatcagactTCCAAAATGACAAAGAGTGCATAGAACGCAAACAGTAACACGATCGTCTTCCTTTCGGATACTATTACACTTCATATATTACATACAGTATAGAGCGTTTTGCCCATGCAGCTAACGCAACAGTGAAGCATGGAGATGAGCATAAAGAGAAACGATTGAGTTAAAGCAAGTCTGTGAGCACGAAGCAGACCAGATTCTGAATACTCTTTCTTCTCCATATCACAAGATCACAAAGAAGACACTACAAATGTACATCCTGCTGAAATATCTAGGAAGAGGACCTCAACATACAGTCAACTGTATCTGTCATCAATATTGCCATGCACTACATATACTTACAGCTAATCTCTGTCTCAATataatacacataaaaaaaaaaaaaaaaatcagaaaacaaacattcaatgttttttttaggtttaCACATTTtgataatgtatattttttcagacattttttttatcgttttttgaaaaataaacctgACACACCTGGGCTTTAATCGTGCGGAGAGGAGCTTTGAGAACCTCTCCTCCCGATGCAAACTCTAAGAGCTGTTATGTCATCAAACAGCACAGCTGTCATCTGAGAGCAGGGGAACAGGGTCGTGtgggacagtttgaggaaacaAGGAAGAACAAATTAACAGCTGGACTGACGAAGGAGAGACATGGAATTAATCGGGGTTAACATATTTCTGCTCTCTGGTACTGCCCTGGCTATGTAAATAGTCAACAGGGTGGTGGCTGTTCAATACAAACACGTTTTTGTTCTCATTGGCTGAATCGGGTAGTTGAGACAGGGTACCCTTGTCTGAACAAATGCAGGTAAATGTAtgctgtgtgttcctctgtacAACCAAGGGATCTGGAATTTAGAAGATTTGTTCCATGTCAGTTTCCTTTAGCCCAAACCCCCCACTGAGATATAAACTGTATCCTTCACTAACtttaaaacaagataaaaaccAGCCTGTGTCTCGTCTTCACgccttccacccccccccccccctccacaagGTGAGAAATGGAAGTTTGTCAGAGCTGAGGGCAAAGGACCTGAGTGGAACAGACCCTTCGAGTGGTGAGAGTGTGGGGTTGGGATATGCCTGAAGAAAATGTTGAGCAGATCTTTAATTCTGAATCTGCTCGAAGAACTTGTAGGTGGGGTTTTCGTAGCCGTTCTGCTGCATCTTAGCCAGATGACGCTCCTCTGGTGTCACTGCTGCATCCACCTGCAAacacagggaaaacaaaaaGGCCAGTGAAACAAAAGAAGAGACCGCGAAATAGTGATTTCTGTGCTGCATGTTCATCCAGCTCTTTCCCTACCTCGATAACGCCGTGGTGAATTGAcgtatactgtttcttcctcaGCATCACCAAGGTAATGACAATGACAGTTGCTATGACAACCCCTCCAACCATAAGTCCAATAATGGCACCTTTATTGGACCCCACATCTTCAGCGAAAAACACCTAcattagaagaaaaagaaaagaaaaatgagttATTGTGCACAAAGCACAGGCCACTGCAGGACCATAACAATGAGTCCGttattttgaaatcaaatgGTTGTCATCACCAGTTTCTGATGGTACACTTCATAACCAGCATTTTGCCTCTCCTCAGTCTCCATCCGCACTTTTGGCATCTCCTCTGGTTTCAGGGCAGACACTGACAGGACCAGAGCAAGCACAGACAAAGTGGGTTAAAGgaacaaacatgcacaaagtCAAGTAGGTGTGCATTAGCAATTCTTTGTCCTTAATACAAGATTACAttagttgttgtgttttgtccaaTAAAtaacgtgaacacacacaagggCAAATAGGAAATTAAGATAAGGGCTTAAGGGATAAGGGTTCACATTTTACATGGATGTACATCATATTCACATGTGGAATAAAGTCCTATCTACGATTTAGTTTGATTTAGCTGGAGGAGGTTTAGGGACAAATATTAGTTTCTTGCCCTCCAAAGTCCTTCTCCTCCCTACAGAACAGCTTTGGCCTCCATTTAAAGAAGTCAGGTCCTTTCTCTAGCAAAGACTACAAGGCCATACATGCATTTATACCATCTTATCTTAACTACTGTAAATCACTGTATTCAAGGTCGAGTCAGAGAACAACCCGACGCCTTCAGCTGGCCACCTTTACTGGGCACCAGTCAGTTTTAGAATAGATTTTAAGATTTATTTCCCTTCATAGGTTAGGTCCCAGTTCTATTTCTAAATTACTGAATCTTTTCAAATCTTCAGATTCCATATGTCCGTGGCTGTAACATGCAAAGACGTGAAGCTATGTACCAAGAGAGGTGGTGACGAAGGGCATGACTCACCAGGTCGTGTGGGTAGTCCTCTGTCTGGAATTGGACGAGCATCAACAGGCTCAActgaatgaaaagtgaaaataaagagaTGATCAAATGTGAAATCATCTCATCAATGACTCACTTTGTCAAATGGCATCTCATTTACTACACTACACCTTGTCAAAACGATTTTTTGTTGAGTTTAAACTCAGGTTAATTTATATGGAAAATATCTCATTTTGGAACTCATCAATGAGTCTCTGTGTATTTCAATTTCaatggtgggtgtgtgtgcgtgtgtgtatgtgtgtgtgtgtgtgtgtgtgggtgttacCGTGGTTCTCTGTGTTGGGCTGATTGAAGCTCTCAGGGTGGATGAAGCCAAGTCCGTCCAGGCCAGGGTCCATGGGAGCAGAGCTGTAGGCCTGATCAGGCATCAGAGCGTCATTACCGTAGCTCACCCTGCCGTCCACCTGCAACCACAACAGAGCATTGATATCAGGGAGGgtttctttgaaaatgtaatCCAATCCTGATAATTATCTGCTCAAAACGGACATCTCTCATGCTTGCTGACGTATTGTGGCTAAAACACTTGCAGCTTCAATCTGGTTTGCCCTTTAGAAACAGTATCCTGTTAAATTAATGGTTATGTTTCTACTTCTATTCAATCGCTTTGCCAGATAACACTCACAACTATTTGTGATCAGCTGAAACAAACTCTGGGCAAACACCCTTTGTCTCTGCCCCCTTGGTGTTTCGTTGCTTTCTGCAGCTAGCTTCTCTGAGTTTGACTGTGTTGACTTTGTCTTTTATCATTCGTAGAGGTGattctatttatatatacatgagATGGAGGGTTCATACAGAACGGGCTCCATGCATATGAGAGTGGGTGCAGCTCGACTCACCCGCCCATCGCTCTGCAGAGAAGAGACTTGCTGAGACAGCTCCGACTGAACTCTCTGCATTATCACCGCtaagaaggaaaaaacaaaagtgagtgagagagagacactgtgatGATGGCTGGGGGAGAGAAAAAGGTGGGAGTCAGAGGGATGTAAAAAATGCATGCCAAGTGAAGGCCATGCAGCATCCTGATTGTTAAAGACAGCCTGTAAAGATGCTGCGCTATCCGCACGCCATTCATCACTGGACCCAGGGCACGCTGTAAAACTGGTTTTCATCCTCTCTCAGCACTACAGGAGGTTGCAGGATTACTTCATTAGTGCAGTATCGATTCTCCCAAAGCACATTTAAGGTGGTTTAATTGGACCCCTTCCTTGGTAATGAGCAGATTGAGATTGATTTATAACATCTGCATGAGATTACAACAGGTTCATGAAAGGTGTCTGAAAGCACATTTTTAAAGCCGGTAGACGTTAACTTAAATGAATAGATTGATACTGTGGAAAATATGCTGATCTGCTGTCTTGCCCAGTGTTGAATACTTTACATCCTGTTTGTGTTATTTGGTCAAAAACCACAAATGTTGTTCTATATGTCAACATGTAGATATGTCTACCTGTTGACATATCTACATGTCAACATGTAGATAT
Proteins encoded in this region:
- the gabpa gene encoding GA-binding protein alpha chain — encoded protein: MSKSETEEMIEIEIDEREKQACLEEGVEEQTITASDLIQQDIDINEPIGNLKKLLEPRIQIPLDAYEICLQDIQLHPDHSLFDQGVKTDGTVQLSLQIITKEGEEKLNILEIVKPVETVEVVIDPDAAGEESTLVEEGQLIAVDRSGLSDETSEQVTRWAAALEGYRKEQVRLGIPYDPMLWSADQVIHWAVWVMKEFNIDEMEIGSIHIPGRDLCGFSQEEFLQKVPNGEILWSHLELLRKYVLASQDQSGGDATVTIDQPVQIIPAQVSTPTAIKVMKQGRGPRTPRISGGEERSSPGNRTGNNGQIQLWQFLLELLTDKDARDCISWVGEEGEFKLNQPELVAQKWGQRKNKPTMNYEKLSRALRYYYDGDMISKVQGKRFVYKFVCDLRTLIGYSAAELNSLVTECEQKKLARMQMHGMGQPITTVTLATTTLDKDS